tAATTGAGTACtttcgtccatagacattgacaaaGTAATTGTACCCACCAAAACCATCAATGCGAAGCCGCAAGATAGAAACATATATGTACACAATATGTATTGTGTTTGAATGAAGAATAGCTGGTCAATGTGTATTTCGTTCAATGACATTCGTAAATACAAAACATGCACGGACAAATCCGTAGcaatacttaaataaacatatataagaaCCCATCGTGTTGCGACAGATCGTGCCCATTGACAATATGTTACTACAaaagtatataaagtaaaaggtagtcattttattatctttgataTATACTTCTTGTAGAGAAAGTCACTAAAACAGTCATGCCTATATACCGGCAGTAGTATACCTTGTATTTGTATAATCATAGTGCTTAGATATGAGAAACGAACATAAAATTGTACTCTATACTGACttcatgttataataaaatttaaactgtcGACTtcaactgtaaataaaattgctatGTTGAGAGCCGCTGTCAAATGCTGCAAGCAGTGCGATGTATCTACTTGGCAAATAGCCATATCAATTGATTTATCCGATTCCTGTATCTGAAATgggaatttatatatttctagtgACTTCGTAATAAAAGATggatgaaataatattacaccggattaaaatagcttttaattaaattcgcatttaaaacatttaattacctAAAATACTAGTTAATTATAAGGCAATGAATAggtttaaatttgtaatgtcTACTGGAATGACAATtcagaagatatttttttataaatttgcatatgtatcacttggtagggcttttttCATGCCTATCGTGGTAGGTAACAccaactcatcacatattctactatCAAGCGGGAAGTTAGTTTCGTtatgttcaggtttgaaggtcTTAAACCCTGCATTGATATCCAAGTTAGTTTAAGGTGGAAGCGTATTgacaatttgttatattaatttttagtatttattttagtgtccATTTCTAtgagcggtgaccacttaccatcacttAGTTTAAATGGCAATTGGTCtactcatattaaattaatagctaataataataaatcttgcttaaatgattttattactcataagttccaaaacataatatttaaagaaaataaagtccTTCCTACATAGAAATTGCATGAATTGATAAAGCTTTAAAGTtatctttaaatgtattatccAAAAAgaagatacatttttatgatagtttttaattgaactCTTTGGCGAATATCAAAAGCACAGATGTTGTTTATGACATAATGACATGTATAGAatgcttgaaatattttataaagattttttgtcaagagaaactatttatatttaatttgtgattactAAAAccgttgatttttataaaaatacaataaatagggaataaaaataaaagtaactataCTATGGGGACTAAAAAAcctgaaaaattattttatgacaatgTCAATTTTAGTGATCCTAAAATTTTAAAGCAGGCGCCTTTTAGGTTTCGTCGATGTCCTATAATCGTAACGTTAGGTAtaccatattattatttgttgctAATTTAgtgttaaaaaactaaaatacttgTTAAAGCCTCCTTAAATAAGGCACAATTTGTCTTGTCGAGCTGAGACACACAGCGGACTGTACACGTAAATCTTAATCCAATCACGAATTGAAAATAggacaataatcattttttcgTGTAgttcattcttttttttatgctcATCGATGAAGGACCATAACGTAACCTACACGTGTTGGGCAAAATTCTACCAAATGCTTATCTGCACTAAAGCAGCCTATTGGAGAAAACTCGAAGACTATAAAGAATAGGCAAATAATCCAGCAAAgcaaactaatatttttattatatttttgttaaaaatcgaATCAAATGCTTTAATGTTGTTTTGCTCACAGCTGATTCACAAATCACGACAGTCGATGTGGAGAAGATGCTAGAAGCTGGCATGAATATagccaaatttaaaatgtcaagCAGTACTATGGGAGATAAAATAAGACTACTGGGGAAAATCGACAAAGCAGCAAGAGAGtgttgcaaaaaatataatcttacagACTGGCCAATAGCTACTTGTATAGAGTTGAAGACTTGTATAGTGAAAACAGGCTTATTGGAATCtgcaagtatatttttaaacacattcTACATACTTCATATAACtacgtatttaaaatagaaatgttttactacgtagaataataaatacttgtatAAATCAACAGACTcacaagttaaattttaaatagacaatGTCTTACGtcaatagaatttttttttttttatttaaaatgattaaaacttTCCAGGAAAGTGAATTCATTTCACTGCAGAAAAACtctgaaattattttgacacaAAACGTTTCGTACTTTAACAAATGCAATGCTGAGAGGATTTTTGTTGATAATCCTTTTTTGGTGGTCGATGTGAAGGCCGGAACGGAAATATCGTTAGCAGCtgatgaaattgttttaaaatgcaCTGGTGTAATTGATGATAAGTCAATTAAATGCGTTGTCGCGAAAGGCGGCAAACTAACAAGCCTTTGTAGCGTGTGCACTAGGAACATAAAACATTCAAGACCACTGATAACAAAGAAAGATATAGAAATCATTAAATTTGCTTTAGAATATCAAGTAAGATAGAGCATTTTTCATAACTGTtttcgtaaaattattaatatgtttaagaatATAAACGTTACTTCACACACATTAGAGCACACGTTGAGGTGTTACTTTCTTatttacatgtaataatattggaatgtctgtttgtaatattaaaataaccgccttttactaaatgcatatttttttatttgtctgtctgtttgttccggctaatctctggaacggctggaccgattttgacgggactttcactggcagatagctgatgtaataaggagtaacttacgCTACAATAATACCTTTTtgcttaaattcaaacgcgcacggtGTCGCTAGTTCTATAAGTTTGGTTTACCAATAGATACTCGTAGAAgtataacattacaaatattgtatatttaaaaaaaaacagtgtctacatacatttttaaaataagtatagaaataatttatattatgaaattagaattaatacattttctttatttacagattgatactataataataaactacgtTCGTCAtccaaatacaattttaagaataaaacaatttgttaagtcaatgaaaataaaaagaccATTTTTATTATGCGGCATATGTACTGAAGAAGGCCTTGaaaatattgatgatataataAAGGTgctaaaatgttacaaattaaaaacgaaacgaacatcataaaaataaataacatgaaaaaTACTTTATCCGGGAACagccaataaattatataaaatacgatcATTTGTCGATCTGAGTCCCAAATACGCATTTTCTGTGTAGCCCCACAAgtcatacaatatttaaacgAAACTGCTTATTATGGATTATAGAAAAACTATCGTTGatacattttctttatatacattCAAGTGTTATCGTGATCCTGTTTCTAGAAATTcagcttttataaaattattcacgaACTTACTTCTATCATTtctcttttctttttaaacttctacattttaattcatataattgaataattaatatattatatcttaggAAACAGATGGGTTGATATTATCTAGAGAATATTTACCTTTTGAAATAGATGTATCAAAACAATACCGAATGACTCAAATTCAAAAAAGTATTGTAGGCAAATGTTTACAGGtaagattataataacaacTCTTTCCAATCTATTCATCTATCcaattaaggtttttttaattataattatgaataaagtatatttaaagaaattattaaataatattatgttgtagGCAGGCAAGCCATTGTATATATCTGGCGGTGTCTTTGATAATGCTCTAAAAACTGGTAATTTCATCGACTGTGAAATATCAGATGTGACGAACGCTGTGTTGGAGGGAGTCAGCGGCTTCATTTTAAAAGATTGTTACGATACAGATCTCATAGTAGAAGTTTTAAAAGGGATGAACGAGCTGTGCTATACTATTGAACCATTGACATTAAGCAAGACAAACTTCTCTAGAATAATCAATGAGGtaattataaaaccaataataataatcaattcttatattaatttatattataataattcattctgTACAGATTAAAATGCCAGTCAACGCTGCGGAGGCCGCTGCTATGTCTTGTGTTACTATTGCTAATCACACAAACGCCCGGGTGATTATAATACCGACGGTTAGCGGCAAAACGATCAGATTCTTGCATTGGCTGAGGCCGTCCTGTCTGATAATCACGATTAATACTGACGTACGCGTGATGCGATATCTTCGAATCTACAGAAGCATAATGCCACTTATGTACAATGGTtggatatgaatatttttttataagttacagTGGTGCAGATagttaatttgaatttcatttcaaatattcaaGTGAAGTTATGTGAATAAgagaaatatttcaaagaatgactttgtaataaaaaacactcAGAACTTCGGTCTGACTTATGtcagttttttaattatgaaaaatatctcTATCAATGCTTCACAGTAActtgtaaaatgtatgtataatagttttaaaattttaatgttcctttttatattataacataggGGAACAACATAACAATTGGGACAAGAATATATCAGCGCGTATCTTCTCAGGCGTGGAATATGCAGTCAAGAGAAGATGGCTTTTGTATGGGGATACATACATAACCCTTCAACGAGGATCCGAGTTCAGCTCCTTTTGTGATTCCGTCAGAATTTGGAAAGTCAGCATTACCAACAAACCTACAGTAGAGtaagtatttgtattaaaataaaataattatttagaaacacttaattattattttatcagaattattaataagaatgtacaatttatatacatacatacatatttacatatttataaacgtCAACGACTTGCGATATaccaaatcaatttatttaatttgatataagttAATATTGCTCTTCTTTAAGATAATTCTgaacatttttcttttcagaTGTCCTGATGGTGATGAAAATCCTTTCCACTCTGAGttgtatttagaataaatatctaaataaaatattaaaatatacaatattcaaatttttgtttCATGTTCCTATGCTTGTGTATTTACAAACAGTTCAGagatattagaataaaataataattgcgtgCAAAACTCGGTACATGTAACAGAAGTGAAACTTTGCAtcataaatgtttcattttaaaattttacacaaataaaagttatacttCAAAAAGAAAGTAtatagaaaaacttaatatcatggttttataaaattaatacttcttttttttatcacGCAATGGAAACTTTCAGCAAGGTACCAGGATCCCTGGGTGGGGAAACCTggttatgtgggattcctacccactaaaaccactgcaATTGGAAATCGGCGGATTGtagaggctgcgggatcgtgCCAATATAACGCATCCGCGGCCCCTCCCGTGCAGTGCTCCGCTCGTGGCTCGACGAAGCTCTCCTCGGGGGCGATGGTGATCTCGCCCCTGGCACTCTTCGTTAGTGCGTACGGCAGCACGAGGCCATCCCGGATACCGTCCTCCTCAGGGCCGTCTGAAATAGGAAACGTGAGGTCCCCCCCACCTCACGCATCCACGGCCCCAGGGTCACGTCCTATCTTTTAAGCCCTGGACGTCTGCGGGGCTGGGGGAGGGTCGAGACGACGCCTTCGTCGTCTCCGCCTAGCAGGAAGTGCTTCGAAGTGCTCTTCGAAGCCTCAGCGACCGTCTAGGATGAGGCCCAGGTAATTCATTTACCTAGCTACATGGACGTTAGAGTCACCAAAGCGTTACCGACGACGATGTTCACCCCAAGCTCGGCGAGCTCTTTGTACCGTCTTGTTCCATGTACGAAATGTACCTGTCGCGCAGATAGCCATCGACAATCGCTGCGGGTAGAGAGGCACACGATGGTATACAAGTGCCCCCCTGATAGCGTCCCAGGACAACGTGTTGAATGCGTTTACGATATCGAGACTTATTGCCAACGCCATGCCACCCTGAGCCACCGCCTGCTCCGACAGAGACCGGACGCGCAAAATCGTTCAAATCGTGTCAAATAGCCGCCTAAACCTGTTCCCCAGTGAAGCTGAGGCTAGCATCAACGCCCACCCGTATTCAACTTCGTACGTTTGAAAGTACGCAACATTCATTTGTTTGTGATGAGCAGACATTCGTATTTTGTCCGGTATCCCTTTCATTTGTTAATTCTTTGAGTCATCTTTGCAGTTACAAAAAAAGcacatcatttaaaaaaaaaaatttacttaatattattaaacattttacaaaataaagaccggcattatttaaaattaaatttcaaaaataaaggttGTAAGAGAAAATGCAATATTTCATAAAgattaaaacgaatattatacCTCTTACGTTATCAGTCAATATACTCTTTATGCTTTTGACGGCAGCTAATGACGTCTgagttattgaatatatttttataatttatcactttattattagtaatttattttaataaaagctatCAAATAAAATGGTGTGGCCAACCGAAGATGATCAAAAACTTGATGAGGTAAATTTATAGTCAATTACAATaccatcttaaattatttcaaataaagattaacgtacatatttgtaaaaataaactgaaacacgagttaaatattatttatatacatttcattaCATATTGTCTATTTATGTGTAGTCAATCTTTACATCGAGAAACTTCAtgtacaaaaaaacaaataatcagATATATGGAAACATTATTAAACGCCcgtatatatacaaaagaaatatcatattttatatttataaaacgagtATTTACTCGTCCATAATGTCCAATTAAATTATCTCTTAATCCGTCCATACATCAGATCACTGTTAAAGCTCATTaaactatttaacaaataaaaactattttcaaaatgagactacaGTTACTGTTTCATTACATTAATAGAATCAATGATAAATAAACTCTCAACAGAAGCTAAGGGAACATTaacaatagttaaataataactagaaGCAACGACACGACGTGCTAGCAAAGTTGGCGGGATACTAACAAGACACACCCAGCCAGCACTAACTGTcgcaaaatacaaatattaaaagcaaattgatgtttaaatgtaatatatcttacaagTTAAATATACAGCAACATCCTGCAAATCTGCCACAACTAAGCAAAAGCCTCCTCTCCTCCTGGAGAAAAGATTTTTGGTGTTTATatcaccacgctgcttcaattcGTGTTAGTGGAGAcgatatgtggcagaatttcaaaatttattattcgaacgaagttcttttacgcgacttacggtttacattaaaaatagttcTTTCCAGGTGACCGAGAGAATCTTTTTCATTCTCTCTGTATCTTTCTGTcatattcgtttatatataatattatttcaacttattatttttttttgttttattaaatcatagAGTGAAAGCAAAGCCGGGTATCTCAAGACACCTctcattttccttttttttaagaagACAAACTTGTTCAACAATCTGATTATAAGTGTACCTCTAAAAATACTTTGTAGGAAGATAAACcattgttttaattgtaaataccaACCGTAGAAATTCACTATGCATATTAAGTATCTTTTGACTCTAACTGGTTAACTTCATATTTCTTAGTATGATGCCATGGACCTACCGGGACAGCAGCTGCCAGCTGCGCACGCTCATACACCTTTAGAtcacatattaaatttagacaTCAAATCACCAGCTGGTTGTCAGAGACTAACTGGAATTATAGCAACGATGGGTAACTAACTTTCTCAGTATATGTATGCTACGAGTGTATTATACGATAACATGTCTATACATAACTAGTCATCTGTTCCCGCGTCGCAAGGGAACAACTCGGGTTACACTTCGTG
This DNA window, taken from Vanessa tameamea isolate UH-Manoa-2023 chromosome 7, ilVanTame1 primary haplotype, whole genome shotgun sequence, encodes the following:
- the LOC113401317 gene encoding pyruvate kinase-like; this translates as MGTKKPEKLFYDNVNFSDPKILKQAPFRFRRCPIIVTLADSQITTVDVEKMLEAGMNIAKFKMSSSTMGDKIRLLGKIDKAARECCKKYNLTDWPIATCIELKTCIVKTGLLESESEFISLQKNSEIILTQNVSYFNKCNAERIFVDNPFLVVDVKAGTEISLAADEIVLKCTGVIDDKSIKCVVAKGGKLTSLCSVCTRNIKHSRPLITKKDIEIIKFALEYQIDTIIINYVRHPNTILRIKQFVKSMKIKRPFLLCGICTEEGLENIDDIIKETDGLILSREYLPFEIDVSKQYRMTQIQKSIVGKCLQAGKPLYISGGVFDNALKTGNFIDCEISDVTNAVLEGVSGFILKDCYDTDLIVEVLKGMNELCYTIEPLTLSKTNFSRIINEIKMPVNAAEAAAMSCVTIANHTNARVIIIPTVSGKTIRFLHWLRPSCLIITINTDVRVMRYLRIYRSIMPLMYNGEQHNNWDKNISARIFSGVEYAVKRRWLLYGDTYITLQRGSEFSSFCDSVRIWKVSITNKPTVECPDGDENPFHSELYLE